Proteins encoded together in one Cellulomonas gilvus ATCC 13127 window:
- the hrcA gene encoding heat-inducible transcriptional repressor HrcA: protein MSDDRRLDVLRAIVEDYVQTSEPVGSRALVERHHLGVSPATIRNDMAALEEGGYIAQPHTSAGRVPTDKGYRMFVDRLATVKPLSAPEKRAIGQFLEDAVDLDDVVARAVRLLAQLTHQVAVVQYPSLRRSALRHIELVPVGARHLLVVLITDTGRVEQRTIEADAEVDEEVVTRLRTTLNAHVAGRRLAELRTVVEDLADTLAVDDGPLLRQVVAVVAETLAQESEERVVLAGTANLARGGNQDFARSIGPVLEALEEQVVLLRLLSDMAEDAATVTVRIGRETRHDGLVETSFVTSGYGDEGGAIARVGAIGPLRMDYPGTMASVRAVARYLTRILAG, encoded by the coding sequence GTGGGTTCGCGCGCGCTGGTCGAGCGGCACCACCTGGGCGTCTCGCCCGCGACGATCCGCAACGACATGGCGGCGCTCGAGGAGGGCGGCTACATCGCCCAGCCCCACACGTCCGCGGGCCGCGTGCCCACGGACAAGGGCTACCGCATGTTCGTCGACCGCCTGGCGACCGTGAAGCCGCTCTCGGCGCCCGAGAAGCGCGCGATCGGGCAGTTCCTCGAGGACGCGGTGGACCTGGACGACGTCGTGGCGCGCGCGGTGCGCCTGCTCGCGCAGCTGACGCACCAGGTCGCCGTGGTGCAGTACCCGTCGCTGCGCCGCTCGGCGCTGCGGCACATCGAGCTCGTCCCCGTGGGCGCGCGGCACCTGCTGGTGGTGCTCATCACGGACACCGGCCGCGTCGAGCAGCGGACGATCGAGGCGGACGCCGAGGTCGACGAGGAGGTCGTCACGCGGCTGCGCACCACGCTCAACGCGCACGTCGCGGGCCGCCGCCTGGCCGAGCTGCGCACGGTCGTCGAGGACCTCGCGGACACGCTCGCGGTGGACGACGGCCCGCTGCTGCGGCAGGTCGTGGCCGTCGTGGCCGAGACGCTCGCGCAGGAGAGCGAGGAGCGCGTCGTGCTCGCCGGCACGGCCAACCTGGCCCGTGGGGGCAACCAGGACTTCGCGCGCAGCATCGGCCCGGTGCTCGAGGCGCTCGAGGAGCAGGTGGTGCTGCTGCGCCTGCTGAGCGACATGGCCGAGGACGCCGCGACCGTCACGGTCCGCATCGGCCGCGAGACCCGGCACGACGGCCTGGTCGAGACGAGCTTCGTGACCAGCGGGTACGGCGACGAGGGCGGCGCGATCGCCCGCGTCGGCGCGATCGGCCCGCTCCGCATGGACTACCCGGGCACGATGGCGTCGGTGCGCGCCGTCGCCCGGTACCTCACCCGCATCCTTGCGGGCTGA
- the dnaJ gene encoding molecular chaperone DnaJ — MTDYYEVLGVPRDATTEQIKKAYRKLAREHHPDVAGADPKAEERFKDVSRAYEVLGNPDKRRQYDLGSDPSSPGGGMGGGFGFQDIFETFFGAATGASAQRGPIPRARRGQDALVRLDLDLADVTFGTHREIQVDTAVVCPTCTGTCCAPGTSPRTCEVCHGLGMVQRVARSFLGQVMTNQPCAACHGFGTTIPEPCTECAGEGRVRSRRTLAVDVPAGVDTGTRIRLTGQGEVGPAGGPAGDVYLEVRERRHEVFTRDGDDLRATLSVPMTAAALGTVLTLETLDGPQEIDLRPGTQPEQVVTLRGLGVGHLHVGGRGDLHVHVDVEVPTDLDDEQAELLRRLAALRGEERPDARLAAHHQGVFGKLRDKLAGR; from the coding sequence ATGACCGACTACTACGAGGTGCTGGGCGTCCCGCGTGACGCCACGACCGAGCAGATCAAGAAGGCGTACCGCAAGCTCGCGCGCGAGCACCACCCCGACGTCGCGGGCGCCGACCCGAAGGCCGAGGAGCGGTTCAAGGACGTCTCGCGTGCGTACGAGGTCCTCGGCAACCCGGACAAGCGGCGCCAGTACGACCTGGGCTCCGACCCGTCCTCGCCCGGCGGCGGCATGGGCGGCGGGTTCGGGTTCCAGGACATCTTCGAGACGTTCTTCGGCGCGGCCACGGGTGCGTCCGCGCAGCGCGGACCGATCCCGCGCGCGCGCCGCGGCCAGGACGCGCTGGTGCGCCTCGACCTGGACCTGGCGGACGTGACGTTCGGCACGCACCGCGAGATCCAGGTCGACACCGCGGTGGTGTGCCCCACCTGCACGGGCACGTGCTGCGCGCCGGGCACGTCCCCGCGCACGTGCGAGGTGTGCCACGGGCTCGGCATGGTCCAGCGCGTCGCGCGCTCGTTCCTGGGCCAGGTCATGACGAACCAGCCGTGCGCGGCGTGCCACGGGTTCGGCACCACGATCCCCGAGCCGTGCACCGAGTGCGCGGGCGAGGGCCGCGTGCGCTCGCGCCGCACGCTCGCGGTGGACGTGCCCGCGGGCGTCGACACCGGCACGCGCATCCGGCTCACGGGCCAGGGCGAGGTCGGCCCGGCCGGTGGCCCGGCGGGCGACGTGTACCTCGAGGTGCGCGAGCGCCGGCACGAGGTGTTCACACGCGACGGCGACGACCTGCGCGCGACGCTGTCGGTGCCCATGACCGCGGCCGCGCTCGGGACGGTGCTCACGCTCGAGACGCTCGACGGCCCGCAGGAGATCGACCTGCGCCCGGGCACGCAGCCCGAGCAGGTCGTCACGCTGCGCGGGCTCGGGGTCGGGCACCTGCACGTGGGCGGACGCGGCGACCTGCACGTGCACGTCGACGTCGAGGTGCCCACGGACCTGGACGACGAGCAGGCCGAGCTGCTGCGGCGCCTCGCGGCGCTGCGCGGCGAGGAGCGTCCCGACGCGCGGCTGGCCGCGCACCACCAGGGCGTGTTCGGCAAGCTGCGCGACAAGCTCGCGGGTCGATGA
- a CDS encoding 16S rRNA (uracil(1498)-N(3))-methyltransferase yields the protein MTAPVFVVEPGRLDDVAAGDTFLLDGAEGRHAGVVQRRGPGERVDVVDGRGVRLVGVVADVHAQGVLLRAEHVLREPEPEVRLVLVQALAKGDRDELAIEAATEVGVDGVVPWQAERSVVVWRGERAARSRQRWLGTVRTAAKQARRAWVPDVETALDSRALAARTADVVAGGGAVLVLHEEATTPLADAPLPAAGDVLVVVGPEGGIGDDELARLTQAGAHPVRLGPHVLRTSTAGPVALALLATRLSRWS from the coding sequence ATGACCGCGCCCGTGTTCGTCGTCGAGCCGGGGCGGCTCGACGACGTCGCGGCGGGGGACACGTTCCTGCTCGACGGCGCCGAGGGCCGGCACGCGGGTGTCGTGCAGCGCCGAGGTCCGGGTGAGCGCGTGGACGTGGTCGACGGCCGGGGCGTGCGCCTGGTCGGCGTGGTGGCCGACGTGCACGCGCAGGGTGTGCTGCTGCGCGCCGAGCACGTGCTGCGCGAACCGGAGCCCGAGGTCCGGCTGGTCCTAGTGCAGGCGCTCGCCAAGGGCGACCGCGACGAGCTCGCGATCGAGGCCGCGACCGAGGTGGGCGTGGACGGCGTGGTGCCGTGGCAGGCGGAGCGCTCGGTCGTGGTGTGGCGCGGCGAGCGTGCCGCCCGGTCGCGGCAGCGCTGGCTCGGCACGGTGCGCACGGCTGCCAAGCAGGCGCGCCGCGCGTGGGTCCCCGACGTCGAGACGGCGCTCGACTCGCGCGCGCTCGCGGCGCGGACCGCCGACGTGGTGGCCGGCGGGGGAGCGGTCCTCGTGCTGCACGAGGAGGCGACGACGCCGCTCGCCGACGCCCCGTTGCCCGCCGCGGGCGACGTGCTCGTCGTCGTCGGCCCGGAGGGTGGCATCGGCGACGACGAGCTCGCCCGTCTGACGCAGGCGGGCGCGCACCCGGTGCGGCTCGGCCCGCACGTGCTGCGCACGTCCACCGCGGGACCCGTGGCGCTCGCGCTCCTGGCGACCCGCCTGTCCCGCTGGTCCTGA
- the ppdK gene encoding pyruvate, phosphate dikinase, with protein sequence MVGYVWDFSEGDKDAKDLLGGKGAGLAEMTRLGLPVPPGFTITTQACREYMRDGHVPAELRVEVTMAMRRLEDAMQRHFGDPADPLLVSVRSGAKFSMPGMMETVLDVGLNDLTVHGLASFTGDERFAWDSYRRLIQMFGRTVLGIAGEEFSDALDKAKAARGVATDVELGTDDLRDLVGAYKAIVHEQTGRDFPQSPREQLDLAISAVFDSWNTERARLYRRKERIADDLGTAVNVCAMVFGNLGPTSGTGVAFTRDPATGRSGVYGDYLANAQGEDVVAGIRNTSGLTELERLDPEAYGELRRAMRRLETHYRDLCDIEFTVERGRLWMLQTRVGKRTAPAAFRVAVQLVDEHLITLDEALDRVTGAQLSQLLFPQFDADADRDLLARGMAASPGAAVGMAVFDSTTAQAWAAEGKDVILVRRETNPDDLGGMIAAQGVLTARGGKTSHAAVVARGMGRTCVVGAESIEVDPVARRMHAAGRTVHEGEVIAIDGTTGQVFLGAVPVKPSPVSCYLDEGLEAALAQADDDETRELVVAVDRLLTHADDVRRLRVRANADTPQDAARARRLGAQGIGLCRTEHMFLGERRVLVERVVLAADDGERQAALDALLPVQREDFVGLLHEMDGLPTTIRLLDPPLHEFLPDLTELSVKVALAAARGEEDPHDVTLLGAVRRMHEANPMLGLRGVRLGLVIPGLFALQIRAVCEATARLLAQGASPRPEIMVPLVGSVQELRLVREEALRIMAEVSQETGQQLDLPVGCMIELPRAALTADRLAGEAQFFSFGTNDLTQTTWGFSRDDVEGAFFAQYTANGVLAVSPFETVDVRGVGRLVKIAVEEGRAARPDLHLGVCGEHGGDPESIRFFHQAGLDYVSCSPFRVPVARLEAGRAAVSSLADTR encoded by the coding sequence GTGGTGGGTTACGTGTGGGACTTCAGCGAAGGCGACAAGGACGCCAAGGACCTCCTGGGCGGCAAGGGGGCCGGTCTCGCGGAGATGACCCGCCTGGGCCTGCCGGTGCCGCCGGGGTTCACGATCACGACGCAGGCGTGCCGCGAGTACATGCGGGACGGGCACGTGCCGGCCGAGCTGCGGGTCGAGGTCACCATGGCGATGCGCCGCCTCGAGGACGCGATGCAACGGCACTTCGGCGACCCGGCCGACCCGCTGCTCGTCTCGGTCCGCTCGGGGGCCAAGTTCTCCATGCCGGGCATGATGGAGACCGTCCTGGACGTGGGGCTCAACGACCTCACGGTGCACGGCCTCGCGTCGTTCACCGGTGACGAGCGGTTCGCGTGGGACTCCTACCGCCGCCTCATCCAGATGTTCGGCCGGACGGTGCTCGGCATCGCGGGCGAGGAGTTCTCCGACGCGCTCGACAAGGCCAAGGCCGCCCGCGGCGTGGCGACCGACGTCGAGCTCGGCACCGACGACCTGCGCGACCTCGTGGGCGCGTACAAGGCGATCGTGCACGAGCAGACCGGCCGGGACTTCCCGCAGTCGCCGCGCGAGCAGCTCGACCTGGCGATCTCGGCGGTGTTCGACTCCTGGAACACCGAACGTGCGCGGCTGTACCGGCGCAAGGAGCGCATCGCCGACGACCTGGGCACCGCGGTCAACGTGTGCGCGATGGTGTTCGGCAACCTGGGCCCCACCTCGGGCACGGGCGTCGCGTTCACACGCGACCCCGCGACCGGCCGCTCGGGCGTCTACGGCGACTACCTGGCCAACGCGCAGGGCGAGGACGTGGTCGCGGGCATCCGGAACACCTCGGGCCTGACCGAGCTCGAACGTCTGGACCCCGAGGCGTACGGCGAGCTCCGGCGTGCGATGCGCCGCCTCGAGACGCACTACCGCGACCTGTGCGACATCGAGTTCACGGTCGAGCGCGGCCGGCTCTGGATGCTGCAGACCCGCGTGGGCAAGCGCACCGCACCGGCGGCGTTCCGCGTGGCCGTCCAGCTGGTCGACGAGCACCTCATCACGCTCGACGAGGCGCTCGACCGCGTCACGGGCGCGCAGCTCTCGCAGCTGCTGTTCCCGCAGTTCGACGCGGACGCGGACCGCGACCTGCTCGCGCGCGGCATGGCCGCGTCACCGGGCGCGGCCGTGGGCATGGCGGTGTTCGACTCGACGACCGCGCAGGCCTGGGCCGCCGAGGGCAAGGACGTGATCCTGGTCCGCCGCGAGACCAACCCCGACGACCTGGGCGGCATGATCGCCGCGCAGGGCGTGCTGACGGCGCGCGGCGGCAAGACGTCGCACGCCGCGGTCGTCGCGCGTGGCATGGGCCGCACGTGCGTGGTCGGCGCCGAGTCGATCGAGGTGGACCCCGTGGCACGCCGCATGCACGCCGCGGGCCGCACGGTGCACGAGGGCGAGGTCATCGCGATCGACGGCACCACGGGTCAGGTGTTCCTGGGCGCCGTCCCCGTCAAGCCGTCGCCGGTCAGCTGCTACCTCGACGAGGGCCTGGAGGCCGCGCTCGCCCAGGCCGACGACGACGAGACGCGCGAGCTCGTCGTCGCGGTCGACCGCCTGCTCACGCACGCGGACGACGTGCGCCGGCTGCGCGTCCGGGCCAACGCCGACACGCCGCAGGACGCGGCGCGCGCCCGCCGGCTCGGCGCGCAGGGCATCGGACTGTGCCGCACCGAGCACATGTTCCTCGGGGAGCGCCGCGTGCTGGTCGAGCGCGTGGTGCTGGCCGCGGACGACGGCGAGCGGCAGGCCGCGCTCGACGCGCTCCTGCCGGTGCAGCGCGAGGACTTCGTGGGCCTGCTGCACGAGATGGACGGCCTGCCCACCACCATCCGGCTGCTCGACCCGCCGCTGCACGAGTTCCTCCCGGACCTGACCGAGCTGTCGGTCAAGGTCGCGCTCGCCGCCGCGCGCGGTGAGGAGGACCCGCACGACGTCACGCTGCTGGGTGCGGTCCGCCGCATGCACGAGGCCAACCCGATGCTGGGCCTGCGCGGCGTGCGGCTGGGCCTGGTGATCCCCGGGCTCTTCGCGTTGCAGATCCGGGCGGTGTGCGAGGCGACCGCTCGCCTGCTCGCGCAGGGCGCGTCGCCGCGGCCCGAGATCATGGTGCCGCTGGTCGGCTCGGTGCAGGAGCTGCGCCTGGTCCGCGAGGAGGCGCTGCGCATCATGGCCGAGGTGAGCCAGGAGACCGGGCAGCAGCTCGACCTCCCGGTGGGCTGCATGATCGAGCTGCCGCGTGCGGCGCTCACCGCGGACCGCCTGGCCGGCGAGGCGCAGTTCTTCTCGTTCGGCACGAACGACCTCACGCAGACCACGTGGGGCTTCTCACGCGACGACGTCGAGGGCGCGTTCTTCGCGCAGTACACCGCCAACGGCGTGCTCGCGGTGTCGCCGTTCGAGACCGTCGACGTGCGCGGTGTGGGCCGCCTGGTCAAGATCGCGGTCGAGGAGGGCCGCGCAGCCCGGCCCGACCTGCACCTGGGCGTGTGCGGCGAGCACGGCGGCGACCCGGAGTCGATCCGGTTCTTCCACCAGGCCGGGCTCGACTACGTCTCCTGCTCCCCGTTCCGCGTGCCGGTGGCCCGCCTCGAGGCCGGCCGCGCGGCGGTGAGCTCGCTGGCGGACACCCGCTGA
- a CDS encoding PhoH family protein, producing the protein MAETTPTGTPARGATSAPARTATGPTPPPARVEHLISVPGDVSMVELLGLRDEVLREIEAGFAGVDVHVRGNEVRLAGPAGDVALVARLVEELVEMTAAGTPLTPDVVRRTVAMLTAGSHARPADILTFNILSTRGRTIRPKTSGQKEYVDAIDRHTVTFGIGPAGTGKTYLAMAKAVQALNDHKVSRIVLTRPAVEAGERLGFLPGTLAEKIDPYLRPLYDALHDMVDPESIPRLLEAGTIEVAPLAYMRGRTLNDSFIILDEAQNTSVEQMKMFLTRLGFGSRVVVTGDVTQVDLPSGTTSGLRVVERILADVDDVAFCRLTSSDVVRHRLVSAIIDAYARWDEDGSTGRR; encoded by the coding sequence ATGGCCGAGACGACCCCCACGGGGACCCCTGCACGCGGCGCGACGAGCGCGCCGGCACGCACGGCCACCGGGCCCACGCCGCCACCCGCCCGCGTGGAGCACCTCATCTCGGTGCCGGGCGACGTGTCGATGGTCGAGCTGCTCGGGCTGCGCGACGAGGTGCTGCGCGAGATCGAGGCGGGCTTCGCGGGCGTCGACGTGCACGTGCGGGGCAACGAGGTCCGGCTCGCGGGCCCGGCGGGCGACGTCGCGCTCGTCGCGCGGCTCGTCGAGGAGCTCGTGGAGATGACGGCCGCGGGCACGCCCCTGACGCCCGACGTGGTGCGCCGCACCGTCGCGATGCTGACCGCCGGCTCGCACGCGCGGCCCGCGGACATCCTCACGTTCAACATCCTGTCCACGCGCGGCCGCACCATCCGGCCCAAGACGTCCGGGCAGAAGGAGTACGTCGACGCGATCGACCGGCACACCGTGACGTTCGGCATCGGTCCCGCGGGCACCGGCAAGACGTACCTGGCGATGGCCAAGGCCGTGCAGGCGCTCAACGACCACAAGGTCAGCCGGATCGTCCTGACGCGCCCCGCGGTCGAGGCGGGGGAGCGGCTGGGCTTCCTGCCCGGGACGCTCGCGGAGAAGATCGACCCGTACCTGCGTCCGCTGTACGACGCGCTGCACGACATGGTGGACCCCGAGTCCATCCCGCGGCTGCTCGAGGCGGGCACCATCGAGGTCGCCCCGCTGGCGTACATGCGCGGCCGGACGCTCAACGACTCGTTCATCATCCTGGACGAGGCGCAGAACACGTCCGTGGAGCAGATGAAGATGTTCCTCACGCGCCTGGGCTTCGGCAGCCGTGTGGTGGTCACGGGCGACGTGACGCAGGTGGACCTGCCGTCCGGCACCACGTCGGGCCTGCGCGTCGTGGAACGCATCCTGGCGGACGTCGACGACGTCGCGTTCTGCCGGCTGACCTCGTCGGACGTCGTCCGGCACCGCCTGGTCAGCGCCATCATCGACGCGTACGCGCGCTGGGACGAGGACGGGAGCACGGGCCGCCGATGA
- the ybeY gene encoding rRNA maturation RNase YbeY: protein MSIEVNNESGFEVDEAEFAALARYVLDEMHVHPQTDLSIMLVGTEVMTELHVKWMDEPGPTDVLSFPMDELRPGRDGEVTPAGLLGDVVLCPEVAAQQAVTAGHSTVEELLLLTTHGILHLLGFDHAEPEEEKEMFALQRRLLLTFLAGR from the coding sequence ATGAGCATCGAGGTCAACAACGAGTCGGGGTTCGAGGTCGACGAGGCGGAGTTCGCCGCGCTCGCGCGGTACGTGCTCGACGAGATGCACGTGCACCCGCAGACGGACCTGTCGATCATGCTCGTCGGCACGGAGGTCATGACCGAGCTGCACGTGAAGTGGATGGACGAGCCGGGCCCGACCGACGTGCTCTCGTTCCCGATGGACGAGCTGCGCCCGGGCCGGGACGGCGAGGTCACGCCCGCCGGCCTGCTCGGTGACGTGGTCCTGTGCCCGGAGGTCGCCGCGCAGCAGGCCGTCACCGCGGGGCACTCGACGGTCGAGGAGCTCCTGCTGCTCACGACGCACGGGATCCTGCACCTGCTGGGCTTCGACCACGCCGAGCCCGAGGAGGAGAAGGAGATGTTCGCGCTGCAGCGGCGGCTGCTGCTGACGTTCCTGGCGGGCCGGTGA
- a CDS encoding hemolysin family protein, translated as MTDVPVALLVVVAVLGTAAAGVVSAGEVAVLRVTRAAVTELVAQRHPAAERVRRLVEHPRRVAAAAAFFRLLAEMVATVCLTIVVASGDLPWWGVLLGAVALCVGVAFLLVRVSPRTLGRRNPVRTLTLLAAPLTVVTRLAGPVARRAPAGGPTEQDEDELRDMVQRVSESEAIEDDERELFRSVFELGDTLTREVMVPRTDMVTTDVDTPLRKALALLLRSGFSRVPVVGDSVDDLRGVLYLKDVVRRVPTTPGAEDDDALDAPASSIARPAVFVPESKPVDELLRELQEGSSHLAMVVDEYGGIAGLVTIEDVLEEIVGELTDEHDPSAPQVEDLGDGTFRVPARLGRDELGELFGLAVDDEDVDSAGGLLAKALGKVPLPGSVGEIHGLRLVAERVEGRRRRLATVLVTRVEPGDDDALDDDEHGAT; from the coding sequence GTGACCGACGTCCCGGTCGCGCTCCTCGTCGTCGTCGCGGTGCTCGGCACCGCAGCCGCGGGCGTGGTGTCCGCGGGAGAGGTCGCGGTGCTGCGCGTCACGCGCGCGGCCGTGACCGAGCTGGTCGCGCAGCGGCACCCCGCGGCCGAGCGCGTGCGCCGTCTGGTCGAGCACCCGCGCCGCGTCGCCGCGGCCGCCGCGTTCTTCCGGCTGCTCGCGGAGATGGTCGCGACCGTGTGCCTGACGATCGTCGTCGCGTCCGGGGACCTGCCGTGGTGGGGTGTGCTGCTCGGCGCGGTGGCGCTGTGCGTGGGTGTCGCGTTCCTGCTGGTCCGCGTCAGCCCGCGCACGCTGGGCCGACGCAACCCGGTGCGGACCCTCACGCTGCTCGCGGCGCCGCTCACGGTGGTGACGCGGCTGGCCGGCCCGGTCGCGCGCCGTGCGCCCGCGGGCGGTCCCACCGAGCAGGACGAGGACGAGCTGCGGGACATGGTGCAGCGCGTGAGCGAGTCGGAGGCGATCGAGGACGACGAGCGCGAGCTGTTCCGCTCGGTGTTCGAGCTGGGTGACACGCTCACGCGGGAGGTCATGGTCCCGCGGACGGACATGGTCACCACGGACGTCGACACGCCGCTGCGCAAGGCGCTCGCGCTGCTGCTGCGCTCCGGGTTCTCCCGCGTGCCCGTGGTGGGCGACTCGGTCGACGACCTGCGCGGCGTGCTGTACCTCAAGGACGTGGTGCGGCGCGTGCCGACCACGCCGGGTGCCGAGGACGACGACGCGCTCGACGCCCCCGCGTCGAGCATCGCGCGGCCCGCGGTGTTCGTGCCGGAGTCGAAGCCGGTCGACGAGCTGCTGCGCGAGCTGCAGGAGGGCTCGTCGCACCTGGCGATGGTGGTCGACGAGTACGGCGGCATCGCGGGCCTCGTGACGATCGAGGACGTGCTCGAGGAGATCGTCGGCGAGCTCACCGACGAGCACGACCCGAGCGCGCCGCAGGTCGAGGACCTGGGCGACGGCACGTTCCGCGTGCCCGCGCGCCTGGGCCGCGACGAGCTCGGCGAGCTGTTCGGCCTCGCGGTCGACGACGAGGACGTGGACTCCGCCGGCGGCCTGCTGGCCAAGGCGCTCGGTAAGGTTCCCCTGCCGGGCTCCGTGGGCGAGATCCACGGGCTGCGCCTCGTCGCGGAACGCGTGGAGGGCCGCCGACGCCGCCTGGCGACCGTCCTCGTCACCCGGGTGGAGCCCGGTGACGACGACGCCCTCGACGACGACGAGCACGGAGCCACCTGA
- the era gene encoding GTPase Era, whose product MTHPQPPADGPFRSGFACFVGRPNAGKSTLTNALVGQKVAITSGRPQTTRHTIRGIVHRPDAQLVLVDTPGLHRPRTLLGERLNGLVKDTLSEVDVVGFCLPADQKVGPGDRFIAEQLADMHRDGRGTPVVAVVTKSDTVSRQRLAEQLLAVQALGEWADIVPVSAVDGYQVELLADVLVGHLPPGPALYPEGELTDEPEEVMVAELVREAALEGVRDELPHSLAVVVDEIVPRERAAADGTPMLDVRVHLFVERDSQKAIVIGRGGARLRDVGSEARRGIEALLGARVYLDLHVKVAKDWQRDPKQLGRLGF is encoded by the coding sequence ATGACGCACCCGCAGCCCCCGGCCGACGGCCCGTTCCGATCGGGGTTCGCGTGCTTCGTCGGACGCCCGAACGCGGGCAAGTCGACGCTCACCAACGCGCTCGTCGGGCAGAAGGTCGCCATCACGTCGGGCCGGCCGCAGACCACGCGGCACACCATCCGCGGCATCGTGCACCGCCCGGACGCGCAGCTGGTGCTCGTGGACACCCCGGGCCTGCACCGGCCCCGGACGCTGCTGGGAGAGCGCCTCAACGGGCTCGTCAAGGACACGCTGAGCGAGGTCGACGTGGTGGGCTTCTGCCTGCCGGCCGACCAGAAGGTCGGCCCGGGGGACCGGTTCATCGCCGAGCAGCTCGCGGACATGCACCGCGACGGCCGCGGCACGCCCGTGGTGGCCGTGGTCACCAAGTCCGACACCGTCTCGCGCCAGCGCCTCGCCGAGCAGCTGCTCGCGGTGCAGGCGCTCGGCGAGTGGGCGGACATCGTCCCCGTCTCGGCCGTGGACGGCTACCAGGTCGAGCTGCTCGCGGACGTGCTCGTCGGGCACCTGCCGCCGGGCCCCGCGCTGTACCCCGAGGGCGAGCTGACGGACGAGCCCGAGGAGGTCATGGTCGCGGAGCTGGTGCGCGAGGCCGCGCTCGAGGGCGTGCGGGACGAGCTGCCGCACTCGCTCGCGGTGGTGGTCGACGAGATCGTGCCGCGTGAGCGCGCCGCGGCCGACGGCACGCCCATGCTCGACGTGCGCGTGCACCTGTTCGTCGAGCGCGACAGCCAGAAGGCCATCGTGATCGGCCGGGGCGGCGCGCGTCTGCGCGACGTCGGCAGCGAGGCGCGCCGCGGCATCGAGGCGCTGCTCGGCGCGCGCGTCTACCTGGACCTGCACGTCAAGGTGGCCAAGGACTGGCAGCGCGACCCCAAGCAGCTCGGCCGCCTCGGCTTCTGA